In one window of Gossypium hirsutum isolate 1008001.06 chromosome A01, Gossypium_hirsutum_v2.1, whole genome shotgun sequence DNA:
- the LOC107958084 gene encoding protein DETOXIFICATION 44, chloroplastic, which produces MAATVTISHFLSKFDVAKQPFHSSHKLSRNRSSSLCIRPNSSKHSNSSTSLETSPQQRQQPRKSQSPIPPKPVNVPESNPSVSLFDRLRDGFKIDEISLEILYIALPAALALAADPIASLVDTAFVGHLGSVELAAVGVSVSIFNLVSKLFNVPLLNITTSFVAEEQALNSKSKDDGELEHQGKKVLPSVSTSLALAAGLGIAEAVVLSVGSGFLMNIMGIPMDSSMRGPAEQFLTWRAFGAPPVVIALAAQGTFRGFKDTKTPLYAIGAGTLLNAILDVILIFPFGFGVGGAAVATVISEYLIAIILLWELNGKVELISPKIDWSKVSLYLKSGGLLIGRTIATLGTLTLATSLAARQGPIPMAGHQICVQIWLAVSLLTDALALSGQALLATNYSQANYQQARKVIYSVLKIGLATGFPLAVFLFIGFEALSGLFTTDAEVLQIAWSGTLFVAGSQPVNAIAFVLDGLYYGVSDYEYAAVSMVVVGLISSAFLLVAAPLFSVAGVWTGLFLFMTLRVVAGFWRLGTKSGPWKVIYCDMEKGKG; this is translated from the exons ATGGCTGCCACTGTCACtatctctcactttctctctaaATTCGATGTTGCTAAACAGCCTTTTCACAGCTCTCACAAGCTCTCTAGAAACCGCAGTTCCTCACTTTGTATCCGACCCAACTCCTCTAAACATAGCAACTCCAGCACTTCGCTCGAAACCTCACCCCAACAACGGCAGCAGCCTAGGAAATCCCAATCCCCTATCCCTCCCAAACCTGTAAATGTCCCCGAATCTAACCCCTCTGTTTCGCTTTTTGACAGGTTAAG GGATGGGTTTAAGATAGATGAGATTAGTTTAGAGATTTTATATATTGCACTGCCTGCTGCATTGGCTTTGGCTGCTGATCCCATTGCTTCACTTGTTGATACAGCCTTTGTTGGCCACTTGG GGTCGGTTGAATTGGCGGCAGTTGGGGTATCTGTATCGATATTCAATCTGGTGTCGAAATTGTTTAATGTTCCCTTACTTAATATCACAACATCCTTTGTTGCTGAAGAGCAAGCATTGAATAGTAAAAGCAAGGATG ATGGTGAACTTGAGCATCAAGGCAAGAAAGTTCTTCCCTCAGTGTCCACTTCCTTGGCACTTGCTGCTGGACTTGGCATTGCAGAAGCGGTTGTACTCTCAGTTGGCTCGGGTTTCTTAATGAATATCATGGGTATACCTATG GATTCGTCCATGCGTGGGCCAGCAGAGCAGTTTCTGACATGGAGAGCCTTTGGTGCCCCACCAGTCGTAATTGCACTTGCTGCTCAAGGCACTTTTCGTGGATTTAAGGATACAAAGACACCTTTGTATGCCATTG GTGCAGGCACCTTACTAAATGCAATATTGGATGTAATCTTGATATTTCCCTTTGGTTTTGGCGTTGGTGGTGCTGCGGTTGCTACTGTGATTTCTGA ATATCTGATTGCTATTATACTTCTGTGGGAGTTGAATGGGAAAGTTGAACTGATCTCTCCTAAAATTGACTGGAGTAAAGTTTCCCTCTACTTAAAATCTG GTGGACTACTTATTGGTAGAACAATAGCCACTCTTGGAACTCTCACACTTGCAACATCACTGGCAGCTAGGCAGGGCCCTATTCCTATGGCTGGTCATCAGATTTGTGTACAAATTTGGTTGGCTGTATCTTTGTTAACTGATGCTTTAGCACTCTCTGGTCAG GCTCTTCTTGCAACTAATTACTCCCAAGCAAATTACCAACAAGCTCGCAAAGTGATTTACAGTGTTCTAAAG ATTGGTTTAGCAACAGGGTTTCCTTTGGCTGTCTTTTTATTCATTGGATTTGAAGCACTTTCTGGCTTATTTACCACGGATGCAGAAGTTCTCCAAATTGCCTGGTCGGGTACATTG TTTGTTGCTGGGTCTCAACCAGTGAATGCCATAGCTTTTGTTCTTGATGGACTCTATTATGGGGTTTCAGACTATGAATATGCTGCAGTGTCTATG GTGGTAGTTGGATTGATCTCAAGTGCATTCCTACTTGTAGCTGCTCCTTTATTCAGTGTTGCTGGAGTGTGGACTGGCTTATTTCTCTTCATGACCTTACGTGTGGTTGCTGGATTTTGGAG GTTGGGCACAAAAAGTGGACCATGGAAAGTGATTTACTGTGATATGGAGAAAGGAAAGGGATAA